From Buchnera aphidicola (Mindarus keteleerifoliae), the proteins below share one genomic window:
- the rplL gene encoding 50S ribosomal protein L7/L12, with amino-acid sequence MPITKEQIIEAISNMTVTNVIDLISDMEKKFNVSAAVQSNSGNNQNSPNIEEKTEFTVFLKSIGKNKIAVIKAARSATGLGLKEAKDLVESAPVIIKENLNKNDSSSLKKALEDAGAEVEIK; translated from the coding sequence AATTTCTAACATGACAGTTACAAATGTAATTGATCTCATTTCTGATATGGAAAAAAAATTTAATGTTTCCGCTGCAGTTCAAAGTAACTCTGGAAACAATCAAAATTCACCTAATATAGAAGAAAAAACAGAATTTACTGTCTTTCTAAAATCTATAGGAAAAAATAAAATTGCTGTTATTAAGGCTGCTAGAAGTGCTACTGGATTAGGCCTAAAAGAAGCAAAAGATTTAGTAGAATCTGCGCCTGTCATAATTAAAGAAAATCTCAATAAGAACGATTCCTCATCTCTTAAAAAAGCTTTGGAAGATGCTGGTGCTGAAGTTGAAATTAAATAA
- the rpoB gene encoding DNA-directed RNA polymerase subunit beta: MVYSYTEKKRIRKDFGKRPKVLDIPYLLSIQINSFKKFIKKDKKGIYGLEAAFRSIFPIKGYNGNAELQYVGYRLGKIIFDVKECHIRGTTYSAPLRVKLRLIIYEKDAFKSIVKDIKEQEVYMGEIPLMTENGTFIINGTERVIVSQLHRSPGVFFDSDKGKTHSSGKVLYNARIIPYRGSWLDFEFDPKDHLFFRIDRRRKLPVTILLKALNYSSKDILNTFFKTNTFLIKNKKIEMQLIAERLRGETASFNLKCKKNILYVEKGRRINARHIKKLINNKVKNLVVPIEYIIGKILSKDYFDTISGEIIALANTEITFELFEKIKNAGFSKIKTLFTNDLDHGPYISETLKIDSTIDKNNALIEIYRMMRPGEPPTKEASENLFLNLFFSEDRYDLSSVGRMKFNRSLGRKKISGKNILEKLDIIDVIKKLIDIRNGKGEVDDIDHLGNRRIRSIGEMAENQFRIGLVRVERAVKERLSLGDLETLMPQDIINAKPISAAVKEFFGSSQLSQFMDQNNPLSEITHKRRISALGVGGLTRERAGFEVRDVHPTHYGRVCPIETPEGPNIGLINSLSVYASANEYGFLETPYRKVQDSIVTNEIQYLSAIEEGNFIIAQANTNLDKNGNFLEELVTCRNKGESGLFHKSKVNYMDVSTQQIVSVGASLIPFLEHDDANRALMGANMQRQAIPTLKSDKPLVGTGMERAVAVDSGVTVIAKRGGIVEYVDASRIVVKVNDSETLLDEAGIDIYNLTKYTRSNQNTCINQLPCVQPKEIVKKKDVLADGPSTDLGELALGQNMRVAFMPWNGYNFEDSILISEKVVQDERFTTIHIQELSCISRDTKLGVEEITSDIPNVGESALSKLDESGIVYIGAEVAEGDILVGKVTPKGETQLTPEEKLLRAIFGEKASDVKDSSLRVPNGISGTIIDVQIFTRDGIKKDKRTLEIEEMHLEKVKKDLTEEFKIFEFGLFSRIKNLLLSVGFKKEKIFTLSYEELLNVSIKEKKKQFENLSNQYYELKIKFDKKMEEKRKKITQGDDLAPGILKIVKVYLAVKRQIQPGDKMAGRHGNKGVISKINPIEDMPYDKNGIPVDIVLNPLGVPSRMNIGQILETHLGMAAKGIGDKINHMIKTKKKVEKIKIFLQKVFDLGDNVRQKVNLNKFTEKEILTLANNLKKGMPIATPVFDGAKETEIKALLSLADLPSSGQISLFDGKTGEKFERPVTVGYMYMLKLNHLVDDKMHARSTGSYSLITQQPLGGKAQFGGQRFGEMEVWALEAYGASYTLQEMLTVKSDDVNGRTKMYKNIVDGNHQMEPGMPESFNVLLKEIRSLAINIELEEK, translated from the coding sequence ATGGTTTACTCTTATACCGAAAAAAAAAGAATTCGAAAAGATTTTGGGAAACGTCCGAAAGTATTAGATATACCTTATCTTCTTTCTATACAAATAAACTCTTTTAAAAAATTTATTAAAAAGGACAAAAAAGGAATTTATGGACTAGAAGCAGCATTTCGATCAATTTTTCCAATTAAAGGTTACAATGGAAATGCTGAACTTCAATATGTTGGATATCGACTAGGAAAAATTATTTTTGATGTTAAAGAATGTCATATTCGTGGAACGACATATTCAGCACCTCTACGAGTAAAATTACGATTAATAATCTATGAAAAAGATGCTTTCAAATCGATTGTTAAAGATATAAAAGAACAAGAAGTCTATATGGGAGAAATTCCATTAATGACAGAAAATGGAACTTTTATTATAAATGGAACTGAAAGAGTTATTGTTTCTCAATTACATAGAAGTCCTGGAGTTTTTTTTGACAGTGATAAAGGAAAAACTCATTCTTCTGGAAAAGTTTTATACAATGCAAGAATAATTCCCTATAGAGGATCCTGGTTAGATTTCGAATTTGATCCTAAAGATCATTTATTTTTTCGAATTGACAGAAGAAGAAAGTTACCTGTAACTATTTTACTAAAAGCATTAAATTATTCTTCTAAAGACATCTTAAATACATTTTTTAAAACTAATACATTTTTAATTAAAAACAAAAAAATTGAAATGCAATTAATTGCAGAAAGACTGAGAGGAGAAACGGCTTCATTCAACTTAAAATGTAAAAAAAATATTTTATACGTCGAAAAAGGAAGAAGAATCAACGCTAGACATATAAAAAAATTAATAAATAATAAAGTTAAAAATTTAGTAGTTCCTATTGAATATATTATCGGAAAAATTTTATCAAAAGATTATTTTGATACTATAAGCGGAGAAATCATTGCTTTAGCTAATACAGAAATAACCTTTGAACTATTTGAAAAAATTAAAAATGCAGGATTTTCTAAAATTAAAACACTATTTACCAATGATTTAGATCACGGACCATACATATCCGAAACTTTAAAAATCGATTCTACGATAGATAAAAATAATGCTTTAATAGAAATTTATAGAATGATGCGTCCAGGAGAACCTCCTACCAAAGAAGCTTCAGAAAATTTATTTCTAAATTTATTTTTTTCAGAAGACAGATATGATCTATCTTCTGTAGGAAGAATGAAATTTAATAGATCTTTAGGAAGAAAAAAAATATCTGGGAAAAATATTTTAGAAAAATTAGACATTATAGATGTTATTAAAAAGCTAATTGATATCCGAAACGGAAAGGGTGAAGTAGATGATATAGATCATTTAGGTAACAGAAGAATTCGATCTATAGGAGAAATGGCTGAAAATCAATTTAGAATAGGTTTAGTTAGAGTAGAGAGAGCAGTTAAAGAAAGACTTTCGCTCGGAGATTTAGAAACACTAATGCCGCAAGACATTATCAATGCCAAACCAATTTCTGCTGCCGTAAAAGAATTTTTTGGATCAAGCCAACTATCTCAATTTATGGATCAAAATAATCCTTTATCAGAAATTACTCATAAAAGAAGAATTTCAGCTTTAGGAGTAGGAGGATTAACTAGAGAAAGAGCAGGCTTTGAGGTCAGAGATGTTCATCCTACTCATTATGGGAGAGTTTGTCCTATAGAAACTCCTGAAGGGCCTAATATAGGCTTAATTAATTCATTATCTGTATATGCTAGTGCTAATGAATACGGGTTTTTAGAAACACCTTATCGAAAAGTTCAAGATTCTATCGTAACCAACGAAATTCAATATTTATCAGCTATTGAAGAAGGAAATTTTATCATTGCACAAGCAAATACTAATTTAGACAAAAATGGAAATTTTTTGGAAGAATTAGTTACTTGTAGAAATAAAGGAGAATCTGGTTTATTTCATAAAAGCAAAGTTAACTATATGGATGTTTCTACTCAACAAATTGTTTCAGTTGGTGCATCTTTAATTCCTTTTCTAGAACATGATGATGCTAATAGAGCTTTAATGGGAGCTAACATGCAACGACAAGCTATTCCAACATTAAAATCAGATAAACCTTTAGTAGGAACTGGTATGGAAAGAGCTGTTGCTGTAGACTCTGGTGTAACGGTAATTGCTAAAAGAGGAGGAATAGTTGAATATGTGGATGCATCTAGAATTGTAGTAAAAGTAAATGATTCAGAAACACTTTTAGATGAAGCAGGAATAGATATTTATAACTTAACTAAATATACTCGTTCAAATCAAAACACTTGTATTAATCAATTACCTTGTGTTCAACCTAAAGAAATTGTGAAAAAAAAAGACGTATTGGCTGATGGACCTTCAACGGATTTAGGAGAATTGGCATTAGGTCAAAATATGCGTGTTGCTTTTATGCCTTGGAATGGATACAACTTTGAAGATTCTATTTTAATATCAGAAAAAGTTGTTCAAGACGAACGGTTTACTACCATTCATATCCAAGAGTTATCTTGTATATCAAGAGACACAAAACTAGGTGTAGAAGAAATCACTTCTGATATACCGAACGTTGGAGAATCTGCTTTATCTAAATTAGATGAATCTGGAATAGTATATATCGGAGCTGAAGTAGCAGAAGGAGATATTTTAGTTGGAAAAGTTACGCCTAAAGGAGAAACTCAACTTACACCAGAAGAAAAATTGTTACGAGCTATTTTTGGAGAAAAAGCTTCTGATGTAAAGGATTCTTCATTAAGAGTTCCTAATGGAATTTCAGGAACAATTATTGACGTTCAAATTTTTACCAGAGACGGAATCAAAAAAGATAAAAGAACATTAGAAATTGAAGAAATGCATTTGGAAAAAGTTAAAAAGGATTTAACCGAAGAGTTTAAAATTTTTGAATTCGGATTATTTAGCCGAATAAAAAATTTGCTATTATCAGTTGGATTCAAAAAAGAAAAAATTTTTACACTATCTTACGAAGAACTCTTAAATGTTTCAATAAAAGAAAAAAAGAAACAATTTGAAAATTTATCAAATCAATATTACGAACTAAAAATAAAATTTGATAAAAAAATGGAAGAAAAAAGAAAAAAAATTACCCAAGGAGATGATTTAGCTCCTGGAATTTTAAAAATAGTAAAAGTATATCTAGCCGTTAAACGACAAATACAACCTGGGGATAAAATGGCTGGAAGACACGGAAATAAAGGAGTAATTTCTAAAATTAATCCCATTGAAGATATGCCTTACGATAAAAATGGAATTCCAGTGGATATTGTTTTAAATCCTTTAGGGGTACCATCTAGAATGAATATTGGACAAATATTAGAAACTCATTTAGGAATGGCAGCTAAAGGAATAGGAGATAAAATCAATCACATGATAAAAACCAAAAAAAAAGTAGAAAAAATAAAAATTTTTCTGCAAAAAGTATTTGATTTAGGTGATAATGTTAGACAAAAAGTAAACCTTAATAAATTTACAGAAAAAGAAATATTAACTCTAGCTAATAATTTAAAAAAAGGAATGCCAATTGCTACACCAGTTTTTGATGGAGCTAAAGAAACAGAAATAAAAGCATTATTATCACTAGCTGATTTACCTTCCTCCGGACAAATTAGTCTTTTTGATGGAAAAACTGGAGAAAAATTTGAAAGACCCGTAACAGTTGGTTATATGTACATGCTTAAATTAAATCATTTAGTTGATGATAAAATGCATGCTCGATCCACTGGATCTTATAGTTTGATAACTCAACAACCCTTAGGAGGAAAAGCGCAATTTGGAGGACAACGTTTTGGAGAAATGGAAGTGTGGGCATTAGAAGCTTATGGTGCTTCTTATACTCTTCAAGAAATGTTAACTGTAAAATCAGATGATGTAAATGGAAGAACTAAAATGTACAAAAATATTGTTGATGGCAATCATCAAATGGAACCTGGGATGCCGGAATCTTTTAATGTATTATTAAAAGAGATAAGATCATTAGCAATTAATATAGAATTAGAAGAAAAATAA
- the rpoC gene encoding DNA-directed RNA polymerase subunit beta' produces MKDLLKFLKSQTKTEEFNAIKIALAAPDMIRSWSFGEVKKPETINYRTFKPERDGLFCARIFGPVKDYECLCGKYKRLKHRGVICEKCGVEVTQSKVRRDRMGHIELSSPTAHIWFLKSLPSRIGLLLDMPLRDIERVLYFESYVVINGGMTSLEKKQILTEDQYLDSLEEFGDEFNAKMGAEAIQQLLINMNLKEECKNLRKELKETNSETKRKKITKRIKLIESFIQSNNKPEWMILTVLPVLPPDLRPLVPLDGGRFATSDLNDLYRRVINRNNRLKRLLELSAPDIIVRNEKRMLQEAVDALLDNGRRGRAITGSNKRPLKSLADMIKGKQGRFRQNLLGKRVDYSGRSVITVGPYLHLHQCGLPKKMALELFKPFIYGKLEVRGLATTIKSAKKMVEREESVVWDILDEVIKEHPVLLNRAPTLHRLGIQAFEPMLIEGKAIQLHPLVCAAYNADFDGDQMAVHVPLTLEAQLEAKALMMSTNNILSPANGDPIIVPSQDVVLGLYYMTRKTVNGKGEGMLLSNPKEAERIYHLGLVDLHSSIKIRISEYKKIKDNEFIKSKKIVNTTIGRSILWMIVPKGLSFDIVNKTLGKKSVSEMLNTCYRILGIKDTVNFADQIMYTGFSYAARSGVSVGIDDMVIPKEKTEIITAAETEVVEIQEQFQSGLVTAGERYNKVIDIWAIANERVSKAMMKNLSAEFVWNKKGEKKIQKSFNSIFMMADSGARGSPAQIRQLAGMRGLMAKPDGSIIETPITANFREGLNVLQYFISTHGARKGLADTALKTANSGYLTRRLVDVAQDLVVTENDCNTNEGIIMTPVIEGGDVKEPLRERVLGRVTAENVLKPNTASILISRNTLLNEKWCNVLEQNSIDNVKVRSVVNCNTSFGVCAYCYGRDLARGNLVNKGEAIGVIAAQSIGEPGTQLTMRTFHIGGAASRVAAESSIQVKNKGTIRLNNAKSIINSKGQIVILSRNVELNMIDSYGRTKESYKVPYGTILTKGNEKKVKGGETVAIWDPHTIPVISEVQGFVQFVDMIEGQSIIRQTDELTGLSSIVVLDISERIALGKDLRPSLKIIDLNGNDILIPGTDVPAQYFLPGKAIIQLENLAKISSGDTLARIPQESGGTKDITGGLPRVADLFEARKPKELAILAEISGLVSFGKETKGKRRLIINPMNDENLYEEMIPKWRQLNVFEGEKVEKGDVISDGPESPHDILRLRGVQSVTRYIVNEVQDVYRLQGVKINDKHIEVIIRQMLRKATILNSGDSNFLTGEQVEYSKVKKINDELTLKGKEPATFLRDLLGITKASLATESFISAASFQETTRVLTEAAVAGKRDELRGLKENVIVGRLIPAGTGYAYHKNRTNRKESTEKTDTSHQSKISVEEASANLSELLNSASRIN; encoded by the coding sequence GTGAAAGATTTATTAAAATTTTTAAAATCACAAACTAAAACAGAAGAATTTAATGCAATAAAAATTGCTTTAGCAGCACCTGATATGATTCGTTCTTGGTCTTTCGGAGAAGTTAAAAAACCCGAAACGATAAATTATCGAACCTTTAAGCCAGAAAGAGATGGATTATTTTGTGCTAGAATTTTTGGTCCTGTTAAAGATTATGAATGTTTATGTGGAAAATATAAACGATTAAAACATAGAGGAGTTATCTGTGAAAAATGTGGTGTAGAGGTTACTCAAAGCAAAGTTCGTAGAGATAGAATGGGACATATCGAATTATCGTCTCCAACCGCTCACATTTGGTTTTTGAAATCACTTCCTTCTAGAATAGGTCTTCTATTGGATATGCCTTTAAGAGATATAGAAAGAGTTTTATATTTCGAGTCTTATGTAGTAATTAATGGAGGAATGACGTCTCTTGAAAAAAAACAAATTTTAACAGAAGATCAGTATTTGGATTCTTTAGAAGAATTTGGAGATGAATTTAATGCAAAAATGGGTGCAGAAGCTATACAACAACTTTTAATTAATATGAATTTAAAAGAAGAATGTAAAAATTTAAGAAAAGAGTTAAAAGAAACAAATTCTGAAACAAAAAGAAAAAAAATCACAAAAAGAATTAAGTTGATAGAATCTTTTATACAATCTAATAATAAACCAGAATGGATGATTCTAACAGTTCTTCCTGTATTACCTCCTGACCTTCGCCCATTAGTTCCTTTAGATGGAGGAAGATTCGCTACTTCTGATTTAAATGATTTATATCGTCGAGTTATTAATAGGAATAATCGATTAAAAAGACTATTAGAATTATCTGCTCCAGACATTATAGTAAGAAATGAAAAAAGAATGCTGCAGGAAGCTGTTGATGCTTTATTAGATAATGGAAGAAGAGGTAGAGCTATAACTGGTTCAAATAAAAGACCTCTCAAATCATTAGCTGATATGATTAAAGGAAAACAAGGTAGATTCAGACAAAATTTATTAGGGAAAAGAGTAGATTATTCTGGAAGATCTGTAATTACTGTTGGTCCATACCTTCATTTGCATCAATGTGGTTTACCTAAAAAAATGGCATTAGAATTATTTAAACCATTTATTTATGGAAAATTAGAAGTTAGAGGATTAGCTACTACGATAAAATCAGCAAAAAAAATGGTTGAACGAGAAGAATCTGTCGTTTGGGACATTTTAGATGAAGTCATTAAAGAACATCCTGTTTTACTAAATCGAGCCCCTACCTTACATAGATTAGGTATTCAAGCATTTGAACCTATGTTAATTGAAGGAAAAGCAATTCAACTACATCCCTTAGTTTGTGCTGCTTATAATGCAGACTTTGACGGAGATCAAATGGCTGTGCATGTTCCTTTAACTTTGGAAGCACAACTAGAAGCAAAAGCATTAATGATGTCTACTAATAATATTCTTTCCCCCGCTAATGGAGACCCTATTATAGTTCCTTCTCAAGATGTAGTTTTAGGACTGTACTATATGACAAGAAAAACTGTTAACGGAAAAGGAGAGGGTATGTTATTAAGTAATCCTAAAGAAGCAGAAAGAATTTATCATTTAGGACTAGTTGATTTACATTCTTCGATAAAAATAAGAATTTCAGAATATAAAAAAATTAAAGATAATGAATTTATTAAAAGCAAAAAGATCGTAAATACAACCATTGGAAGATCTATTTTATGGATGATAGTTCCTAAAGGACTTTCTTTTGATATAGTGAACAAAACATTAGGAAAAAAAAGTGTTTCTGAAATGTTAAATACATGCTATCGAATTTTAGGTATAAAAGATACTGTTAATTTTGCTGATCAAATTATGTATACAGGATTTTCCTACGCCGCTAGATCTGGTGTATCAGTCGGAATTGACGATATGGTTATACCTAAAGAAAAAACAGAAATTATTACAGCAGCAGAAACAGAAGTTGTAGAAATTCAAGAACAATTTCAATCTGGATTAGTAACAGCAGGAGAAAGATATAACAAAGTTATTGACATATGGGCTATTGCTAATGAACGGGTTTCAAAAGCAATGATGAAAAATTTATCTGCTGAATTCGTATGGAATAAAAAAGGAGAAAAAAAGATTCAAAAATCTTTTAATAGCATATTTATGATGGCAGATTCAGGAGCAAGAGGATCACCAGCACAAATTAGACAATTAGCAGGAATGAGAGGTTTAATGGCAAAACCAGACGGATCTATAATTGAAACTCCGATAACTGCTAATTTTCGAGAAGGATTAAATGTATTACAATATTTTATTTCAACGCATGGTGCAAGAAAAGGACTAGCAGATACTGCTTTAAAAACAGCAAATTCTGGATATTTAACTCGTCGTTTAGTAGACGTTGCTCAAGATTTAGTAGTTACAGAGAATGATTGCAATACCAATGAAGGAATAATTATGACTCCTGTTATAGAAGGTGGAGACGTAAAAGAACCTTTAAGAGAAAGAGTTTTAGGTAGAGTGACAGCAGAAAATGTTTTAAAACCTAATACAGCTAGTATTTTAATTTCTAGAAACACTTTATTAAATGAAAAATGGTGTAATGTTTTAGAGCAAAATTCTATAGATAATGTTAAAGTTAGATCGGTTGTTAACTGTAACACTAGTTTTGGAGTATGTGCATATTGTTACGGTAGAGATCTTGCTAGAGGAAATTTAGTAAACAAAGGAGAAGCTATAGGAGTAATTGCAGCTCAATCTATAGGAGAACCGGGTACTCAACTAACCATGAGAACTTTTCATATCGGAGGAGCTGCTTCCAGAGTTGCCGCTGAATCTAGTATTCAAGTAAAAAATAAAGGAACTATTCGACTAAATAATGCAAAATCTATTATAAATTCTAAAGGACAAATTGTTATTTTATCAAGAAATGTTGAACTAAATATGATCGATTCTTATGGTCGAACTAAAGAAAGTTATAAAGTTCCTTATGGAACTATTCTTACTAAAGGAAATGAAAAAAAGGTAAAAGGAGGAGAAACTGTTGCTATATGGGATCCCCATACAATTCCGGTAATAAGTGAGGTTCAGGGATTTGTTCAATTTGTTGACATGATAGAAGGTCAAAGTATTATCAGACAAACTGATGAACTAACTGGTCTTTCTTCTATAGTTGTATTAGACATATCTGAAAGAATTGCCTTAGGAAAAGATTTAAGACCTTCTTTAAAAATCATTGACTTAAATGGAAATGATATTCTAATTCCAGGAACAGATGTTCCAGCACAATATTTTTTACCTGGAAAAGCTATAATCCAACTCGAGAATTTAGCAAAAATTAGTTCCGGAGATACATTAGCAAGAATTCCTCAAGAGTCAGGCGGAACAAAAGATATTACTGGAGGACTTCCTAGAGTTGCTGATCTTTTTGAAGCCAGAAAACCAAAAGAATTAGCTATTCTAGCAGAAATTAGTGGATTAGTTTCTTTTGGAAAAGAGACAAAGGGAAAAAGAAGATTAATAATTAACCCTATGAACGATGAAAATTTATATGAAGAAATGATTCCTAAATGGAGACAGCTAAACGTCTTTGAAGGAGAAAAAGTAGAAAAAGGAGACGTTATATCGGATGGGCCCGAATCTCCTCATGATATTCTTAGATTAAGAGGGGTACAATCAGTTACTCGATATATTGTCAATGAAGTACAAGATGTTTATCGTCTTCAGGGTGTTAAAATAAATGACAAACACATTGAGGTTATAATACGTCAAATGCTTAGAAAAGCAACAATTTTAAATTCCGGAGATTCAAACTTTTTAACAGGAGAACAAGTAGAATACTCTAAAGTTAAAAAAATTAATGACGAATTAACCTTAAAAGGAAAAGAACCTGCTACCTTTTTGAGAGATTTATTAGGGATTACTAAAGCATCTTTAGCAACAGAATCCTTTATTTCAGCTGCTTCCTTTCAAGAAACCACTAGAGTATTAACTGAAGCAGCAGTAGCAGGGAAACGAGATGAATTAAGAGGTTTAAAAGAAAACGTTATAGTTGGTCGATTAATTCCAGCTGGAACTGGATACGCTTACCACAAAAACAGAACTAATCGAAAAGAATCTACTGAAAAAACAGATACTTCTCATCAATCTAAGATTAGTGTTGAAGAAGCTTCTGCCAATCTTTCAGAACTGTTGAATTCTGCATCAAGAATAAATTAG